In the genome of Chryseobacterium sp. 52, the window AGAAGTTCAGAAGAGCTGCCGATAAGCTCCAGAAACCTCGCCTTTTCCAGCCTTATGATTTTACTGGCAGCCATAGCTACCGCATTAACAGGGTAGGCTTTATCAACGAATAAGGAACTCTCTACAAGGCAATGCCCGTCAAAAGGGATACTGTGGATAATTTCACGCCCGTCTTCATGATAGGTATTGATCTTTACAGTTCCGGTTTTGATCTGAAAATAATACTTGGGAATATCACCCTCTTTAAAAATAACATCATTGGTGACGTAACTGATCAGTTCGGCTCCTGAGGAAAGTAAAAGTTCTTCATTGATAATCATAGGCATAATTCTGGTCTGCTTACAGAGTATAAAATTTAATCTTTCAAATCAATTTTTCCTCCGCTTTTTTTAAATTTTCATCCAAAAATAAATATTACTTTATAAATAGACGATAAAATAAGTAAACTTTAACAAATTCATAATGAAATTATCACAATATGATTCCAGTCATAAAATACATT includes:
- a CDS encoding Crp/Fnr family transcriptional regulator; translation: MPMIINEELLLSSGAELISYVTNDVIFKEGDIPKYYFQIKTGTVKINTYHEDGREIIHSIPFDGHCLVESSLFVDKAYPVNAVAMAASKIIRLEKARFLELIGSSSELLAQLYSYTAERMYYRHVMLNNISSPDPGTKVKRVMESLKAYNQYTHQYSYQFPFTRQQLASLTGLCVETVIRVVKKMEKEKAVRIENGKIFY